From a region of the Triticum aestivum cultivar Chinese Spring chromosome 7D, IWGSC CS RefSeq v2.1, whole genome shotgun sequence genome:
- the LOC123164824 gene encoding putative receptor protein kinase ZmPK1, whose amino-acid sequence MVAMAATKAAYIFSTSISLLLLLIPVALAKDHHTHGTSYLERGSSVFIEDGTTTTTTILASPNGLFACGFYKVATNAFVFSIWFSGSSAKTIAWTANRDAPVNGRGSRLAFRKDGSMALLDYDGTTVWSTNTTAIRASRAELLDSGNLIIMDPDGRSLWTSFDSPTDTLLPSQPMTRNIKLVSASARGLLYSGFYTLYFDSDNELRLIYNGPDISSIYWPAPFNQPWVNGRTTYNSSRYAVLEQTGKFVASDNFTFEASDLGDQVMRRLTLDYDGNLRLYSLDATSRDWSVSWMAFRRVCDIHGLCGKNSICRYRPKLECSCLEGFEVVDASDWSKGCAPNVNKTASWDYRRRHKANSTATQDFSFKKLAETDFYGYDSNYVQQVSILQCRRMCLDNADCKAFAYRQGEGTCYTKVYLFNGQSFAYPPNDVYLKVPRRLLSLPELTSTLAHTCRVHEKEADSSSQMFQDGSSKFKFGYFLSSALTLLFIEVTLIIAGCWIVYKWERRPEITDEGYMIISSQFRVFSYKELQKATDYFQKELGSGGSGAVYKGVLDDERKVAVKKLNDAIQGEQEFRSELSVIGRIYHMNLVRIWGFCVEKTCKLLVSEFIENGSLATVLFDYQSLSPVLQWAQRYNIAVGVAKGLAYLHHECLEWIVHCDVKPDNILLDKDFEPKIADFGLVKLLQRGSSAQMLSRVHGTRGYIAPEWALNLPITGKADVYSYGVVLLELVKGIRVSSWMVEGKEEVEMAVRCSTEILKEKLAGEDHSWILEFVDYRLDGEFNHSEALMMLKIAVLCVEEERSRRPSMSQVVETLLSLVE is encoded by the coding sequence ATGGTTGCCATGGCGGCCACCAAAGCTGCCTACATTTTCAGCACATCCATCTCACTCCTTCTCTTGCTGATCCCTGTTGCTCTCGCCAAGGATCACCATACTCATGGCACCAGCTACCTCGAGAGAGGTTCATCGGTGTTCATCGAGgatggcaccaccaccaccaccaccatccttGCGTCGCCCAACGGCCTCTTCGCCTGCGGCTTCTACAAGGTGGCCACCAACGCCTTCGTCTTCTCCATCTGGTTCAGCGGCTCGTCGGCGAAGACCATCGCGTGGACGGCCAACCGCGACGCGCCGGTGAACGGCAGAGGGTCCAGGCTCGCCTTCCGAAAGGACGGGAGCATGGCCCTGCTCGACTACGATGGCACGACCGTCTGGAGCACCAACACGACCGCGATTCGTGCCAGCCGTGCAGAGCTTCTCGACAGCGGCAACCTTATCATCATGGATCCAGACGGTCGGAGCCTCTGGACAAGCTTCGACTCACCGACCGACACGCTTCTGCCATCGCAGCCGATGACTCGGAACATAAAGCTGGTATCTGCATCTGCCAGGGGCTTGCTCTATTCAGGTTTCTATACATTATACTTTGACAGCGACAATGAGCTAAGACTCATCTACAATGGCCCTGACATCAGTAGCATATATTGGCCTGCCCCTTTCAACCAACCGTGGGTAAATGGAAGGACTACTTATAACAGCAGCCGGTATGCTGTTCTTGAACAGACAGGCAAGTTTGTCGCGAGTGACAACTTTACATTTGAAGCTTCTGATCTTGGTGATCAGGTTATGAGGAGGCTGACTCTGGATTATGATGGCAACCTAAGGCTGTATAGCCTAGACGCGACAAGCAGGGATTGGTCGGTCTCTTGGATGGCATTCCGCCGAGTCTGCGATATACATGGGCTGTGTGGCAAAAACAGCATCTGCAGATACCGACCGAAGCTCGAGTGCTCTTGCCTTGAAGGTTTCGAGGTGGTTGATGCAAGTGACTGGAGCAAAGGGTGCGCGCCCAATGTAAACAAGACAGCCAGCTGGGACTACAGGAGAAGACACAAGGCAAACAGCACGGCCACCCAGGATTTCTCATTCAAAAAGCTCGCCGAAACTGACTTCTATGGATATGACTCGAACTATGTGCAGCAGGTGTCAATTCTGCAGTGCAGACGTATGTGCTTGGACAATGCTGATTGCAAAGCTTTTGCTTACCGTCAGGGAGAAGGCACATGTTATACAAAGGTCTACCTTTTTAACGGCCAGAGCTTTGCATATCCTCCCAACGACGTTTATCTGAAAGTTCCCAGGAGGTTGCTGTCTTTGCCAGAATTGACTTCTACACTAGCTCACACATGCAGAGTTCATGAAAAAGAGGCAGACAGTTCATCACAGATGTTCCAGGACGGCTCTTCCAAGTTCAAGTTTGGCTACTTCCTTTCTTCCGCGTTAACGCTGCTTTTCATCGAAGTAACTTTAATCATCGCTGGTTGTTGGATTGTTTATAAATGGGAAAGAAGACCAGAGATTACAGATGAAGGATACATGATAATATCAAGCCAGTTCAGGGTATTTAGCTACAAGGAGTTACAGAAGGCAACCGATTACTTCCAAAAAGAGTTAGGAAGTGGTGGATCAGGAGCAGTTTATAAGGGAGTCCTTGATGATGAAAGGAAGGTCGCGGTGAAGAAGCTAAATGATGCGATCCAAGGAGAGCAGGAGTTCAGGTCTGAGCTAAGTGTCATAGGCAGAATTTATCATATGAATCTGGTCAGAATTTGGGGGTTTTGTGTCGAGAAGACGTGCAAGCTCTTGGTTTCTGAGTTCATTGAGAATGGTTCTTTAGCCACGGTTCTGTTTGATTACCAGAGCCTATCTCCTGTGCTCCAATGGGCCCAAAGGTACAATATTGCAGTTGGGGTGGCGAAAGGACTGGCCTATCTCCACCATGAGTGTCTTGAATGGATTGTGCATTGTGATGTCAAGCCAGACAACATATTGTTAGACAAAGACTTTGAGCCCAAGATTGCAGATTTTGGACTGGTGAAGCTACTGCAACGAGGATCAAGCGCACAAATGTTGTCAAGGGTGCACGGGACTAGAGGCTACATTGCACCAGAATGGGCTCTAAATCTTCCAATCACTGGCAAGGCCGATGTTTACAGCTATGGAGTAGTGCTTCTTGAGTTAGTGAAGGGGATTCGGGTTTCCAGTTGGATGGTTGAGGGTAAGGAGGAAGTGGAAATGGCTGTTAGATGTTCTACTGAAATTCTTAAAGAGAAACTTGCAGGCGAAGATCATTCATGGATCCTGGAGTTTGTCGACTATAGACTGGATGGAGAATTCAACCATTCAGAAGCACTCATGATGCTTAAGATAGCAGTATTATGTgtggaagaagagaggagcagaAGACCGAGCATGAGCCAAGTGGTCGAAACTCTGCTTTCACTTGTGGAATAA
- the LOC123164825 gene encoding protein ALP1-like, whose protein sequence is MTPPPSSQPLLLLTHQLLSAVSVLVLDLLGPSPDPDAARKRRRTDGDGDEAGPATPVAPPPPLPPPSPLLPLPPTSPDHYPLAFRVSAPTFHYLSGLLDPLLSHPSLPCPTLLALALARLASGLPYPALAALFRVPPSAPRAASRRLRRVLLANFRFWLAFPSDPAGASSSPLPSCRGALACARFAGPGGPLAAQLVAGASSRILSLAAGFRGDRADLEVLRLSSLHQELEQGKLLNPAQYLVADGNGYPLLRWLMLPFEGPVVPGSPEAHFNTAHKAMCRPARRAIRSLMGWGAIARLHEEESPRAAVTCIGTCAMLHNVLLAREDYSALAPEEGEEEAETDLGAMQSRRDHAAEEGFKVDKRAVALRSALAATMNDWRTPA, encoded by the coding sequence ATGACGCCGCCCCCGTCGTCCCAGCCCCTCCTCCTGCTCACCCACCAGCTCCTCTCCGCCGTCTCCgtcctcgtcctcgacctcctcggccCCTCCCCCGACCCCGACGCCGCCCGCAAGCGCAGGcggaccgacggcgacggcgacgaggccggCCCCGCGACCCCCGTCGCCCCGCCTCCTCCCCTGCCCCCGCCttcgccgctgctgccgctgccgccgacgAGCCCGGACCACTACCCGCTGGCCTTCCGCGTGTCCGCGCCCACCTTCCACTACCTCTCGGGCCTGCTCGACCCGCTGCTCTCCCACCCCTCGCTCCCGTGCCCGACCCTCCTCGCGCTCGCCCTCGCGCGCCTCGCCTCCGGCCTCCCCTACCCGGCGCTCGCCGCGCTCTTCCGCGTCCCGCCCTCCGCGCCGCGGgccgcctcccgccgcctccgccgcgtcctCCTCGCCAACTTCCGCTTCTGGCTCGCCTTCCCCTCCGATccggccggcgcctcctcctccccgctcccCTCCTGCCGCGGCGCGCTCGCCTGCGCGCGCTTCGCCGGCCCGGGCGGGCCCCTCGCCGcgcagctcgtcgccggcgcctcctcccgcatcctctccctcgccgccggcTTCCGCGGCGACCGCGCCGACCTCGAGGTGCTCAGGCTCTCGTCCCTGCACCAGGAGCTGGAGCAGGGGAAGCTACTCAACCCCGCGCAGTACCTGGTTGCGGATGGAAACGGGTACCCGCTCCTCCGCTGGCTCATGCTGCCCTTCGAGGGGCCTGTCGTGCCCGGCTCGCCGGAGGCCCATTTCAACACTGCCCACAAGGCAATGTGCCGCCCGGCGAGGCGCGCCATCCGGAGCCTGATGGGGTGGGGCGCCATCGCGCGGCTCCACGAGGAGGAGAGCCCTCGCGCCGCCGTGACGTGCATTGGGACCTGCGCGATGCTCCACAATGTGCTGCTGGCGAGGGAGGATTACTCTGCATTGGcaccggaggagggggaggaagaagCAGAGACTGATTTGGGGGCAATGCAGAGCCGGAGAGATCATGCCGCAGAGGAAGGGTTCAAGGTTGATAAGCGGGCAGTAGCGCTGCGGAGCGCATTGGCAGCAACGATGAATGATTGGCGGACGCCGGCCTAA
- the LOC123164826 gene encoding transcription factor PIF3, whose product MEERQDGGFGGGGGGAVRELVLMQQERRRRREEEEEEVRRQMFGGGAAFHAAAAAAALGQQQQHQHQAAEYGELGGGAGGAFYESEAGGSSEPEPHGTSSDRPRGGGGSGSKRTRAAEVHNLSEKRRRSRINEKMKALQSLIPNSNKTDKASMLDEAIEYLKQLQLQVQMLSMRNGVYLNPSYLSGALEPVQASQMFAALGVSGRNVAAPSSGAVAPPVNQSSGARHSFDLMNSPQQNQPQPLVLPSCPKTTIPEPPFHLEPSQSHLQSFQLPESSEMMLRGELMLKHHLTSAQDRADPPGNKMNSLRQESSMLNHFDGCSRSKEQSHDMVPANTRHV is encoded by the exons ATGgaggagcggcaggatggagggtttggagggggcgggggcggggcggtGAGGGAGCTGGTGCTGATGcagcaggagcggcggcggcggcgggaggaggaggaggaggaggtgcggcgccaGATGTTCGGGGGAGGGGCCGCGTTCcacgcggcggcggccgcggccgcgctgggccagcagcagcagcaccagcacCAGGCGGCGGAGTACGGCGAGCTCGGGGGCGGCGCCGGAGGCGCGTTCTACGAGAGCGAGGCGGGCGGGTCGTCCGAGCCCGAGCCGCACGGGACGTCCTCCGACCGACCGCGCGGGGGCGGGGGGTCCGGCAGCAAGCGCACCCGCGCCGCCGAGGTGCACAACCTCTCCGAGAAG CGGCGGAGGAGCAGGATCAACGAGAAGATGAAGGCGCTGCAGAGCCTGATACCCAATTCCAACAAG ACTGACAAGGCGTCGATGCTTGACGAGGCCATTGAGTATCTGAAGCAACTGCAGCTCCAAGTACAG ATGCTGTCTATGAGAAACGGCGTTTACTTGAACCCATCGTATCTATCTGGAGCACTTGAGCCTGTGCAAGCATCACAAATGTTTGCAGCACTTGGTGTTAGTGGGAGAAATGTAGCGGCACCAAGCTCCGGGGCAGTAGCACCACCTGTAAACCAAAGTTCAGGAGCTCGTCATTCGTTCGATCTGATGAATTCTCCTCAACAAAATCAACCACAGCCTCTTGTGTTACCAAGCTGTCCTAAAACAACCATTCCAGAGCCTCCGTTTCACTTGGAGCCGTCACAGTCCCACCTTCAATCATTTCAGTTGCCTGAATCCTCAGAG ATGATGTTGCGAGGGGAGTTGATGCTGAAGCATCACCTAACATCAGCTCAGGACAGAGCTGATCCACCAG GAAACAAGATGAACTCATTAAGGCAAGAATCATCCATGTTGAACCATTTTGATGGATGCTCACGTAGCAAAGAGCAGTCACATGATATGGTACCGGCAAATACACGGCATGTGTAG
- the LOC123169547 gene encoding cytochrome P450 72A15-like — protein MNLASIPWGSMIRGILGLVLLWQATQLLHWLWWRPRRLGRALHAQGLRGTPYRFLTGDIIKAGQRNRAWSKPMLLGCHDISPHVAPFLHDVLRKHGKTCVSWLGPTPKVTIVDPSLAKEVMSNKFGHFEKLRFPALSMLLAKGVADYAGQKWAKHRRILNPAFHLEKLKLMLPAFSACCEELVGKWMRSLDPNNSCELDVYPELQSLTGDVISRIAFGSSYLDGREIFQLQSEQAERLLTNLKKIIIPGYTFLPTRNNRRMHQINRKIESILRTLTEKRMKAMQEGESTKDDLLGLMLHSSMTATNENSQSIPGMTIEEVIQECKLFYFAESETTSVLLTWTMIVLSMHPEWQYRARNEILGIFGKNKPEYEGFGRLKTVTMILYEVLRLYPPAITFIRKTCKDMKIGGIAYPAGILIELPVLFIHHDLEIWGNDALEFNPERFVEGISKASKDAGAFLPFGWGPRVCIGQQFALLEAKMAMCMSLQHFEFSLAQAYTHAPHNVTFLRPMHGAQIKLCAI, from the exons ATGAACCTAGCCTCAATTCCATGGGGATCCATGATCCGCGGCATCCTAGGCCTTGTGCTTCTGTGGCAGGCCACCCAGCTGCTACACTGGTTGTGGTGGCGCCCGCGGCGGTTGGGGCGGGCGCTGCATGCACAGGGGCTCAGAGGAACTCCGTATCGCTTCCTCACCGGCGACATTATTAAGGCCGGCCAACGAAACAG GGCATGGTCGAAGCCCATGTTGCTGGGTTGCCACGACATTAGTCCCCATGTCGCTCCGTTCCTCCATGACGTCCTACGGAAGCATGGCAAGACGTGTGTGTCGTGGCTTGGCCCGACCCCAAAGGTAACCATTGTAGACCCTAGCCTAGCCAAGGAGGTGATGTCCAACAAGTTCGGCCATTTCGAGAAGCTCAGGTTCCCGGCGCTGTCGATGTTGCTTGCCAAAGGTGTGGCGGACTACGCGGGCCAGAAATGGGCCAAGCATAGGAGGATCCTCAACCCCGCATTTCATCTCGAGAAGCTCAAG CTCATGCTACCTGCGTTTTCTGCGTGCTGTGAAGAGCTTGTTGGTAAATGGATGCGGTCCCTTGACCCTAACAACTCATGCGAGTTGGATGTCTATCCAGAACTTCAGAGCCTCACCGGAGATGTCATTTCTCGCATTGCATTCGGGAGTAGCTACCTTGATGGAAGGGAGATTTTCCAGCTGCAATCCGAGCAAGCCGAGCGCCTCTTGACCAACCTGAAGAAGATTATCATTCCTGGTTACAC ATTCTTGCCTACAAGAAACAATCGAAGGATGCATCAAATTAACAGAAAGATTGAATCCATTTTGCGTACTCTAACTGAGAAGAGAATGAAAGCAATGCAAGAAGGAGAAAGCACCAAAGATGACTTACTCGGTCTAATGCTCCATTCAAGCATGACTGCCACAAATGAAAATAGTCAATCCATCCCGGGAATGACAATTGAAGAGGTCATACAGGAATGCAAGCTATTTTATTTTGCAGAATCAGAGACAACATCAGTATTACTCACATGGACAATGATAGTACTAAGTATGCACCCAGAGTGGCAATACCGTGCAAGGAACGAGATCCTTGGCATATTTGGGAAGAACAAACCTGAGTACGAGGGCTTTGGTCGACTCAAAACG GTGACCATGATTCTATATGAGGTTCTTCGGCTATACCCACCGGCCATCACATTCATTCGAAAGACATGCAAGGATATGAAGATCGGAGGCATCGCATACCCAGCCGGCATCCTCATCGAACTACCCGTGTTGTTCATCCACCACGATCTTGAAATTTGGGGCAACGATGCGCTTGAGTTCAATCCGGAGAGGTTTGTCGAGGGGATCTCCAAGGCATCCAAGGATGCGGGTGCATTCCTCCCATTCGGTTGGGGGCCACGGGTCTGCATCGGCCAGCAATTTGCGCTTCTTGAGGCCAAGATGGCAATGTGTATGAGTCTTCAACATTTTGAGTTCAGCCTTGCACAGGCATACACTCATGCACCGCACAATGTGACATTTTTGCGTCCGATGCATGGTGCTCAAATTAAGCTCTGCGCGATTTGA